One SAR324 cluster bacterium genomic window carries:
- a CDS encoding DUF2182 domain-containing protein gives MDASMAKSLESVLRYDRWIVVALLTAITLSSWLFVIKGAGTGMPATMMTGIDLATGGGMRMPAEMPSWTFAYATIMFFMWWIMMIAMMLPSASPTILLFARAKHDKQETDKAHLPSTVFASGYLLAWAVFSAIAVIAQWALEGVQLLNKMMVSTSPILGGLLLLAAGLWQFTPWKHACLRHCRSPLTFLMTRWRPGLKGALIMGIDHGSFCLGCCWFLMALLFFGGIMNLWWIGGLALYVLAEKTLSSGHWIGYGFGFMLVIWGCWMMISV, from the coding sequence ATGGACGCTTCTATGGCAAAATCTCTTGAGAGTGTTCTGCGTTATGACCGCTGGATAGTTGTAGCGCTCTTGACTGCCATCACTCTCAGCAGTTGGCTGTTTGTAATCAAAGGTGCGGGTACGGGAATGCCTGCCACTATGATGACAGGGATCGATCTTGCTACTGGAGGAGGTATGCGAATGCCCGCTGAGATGCCCTCATGGACATTTGCGTACGCGACAATTATGTTTTTCATGTGGTGGATCATGATGATCGCCATGATGCTGCCAAGTGCCAGTCCAACTATTTTGCTCTTTGCTCGCGCCAAACATGACAAGCAAGAGACAGATAAAGCCCATTTGCCTTCAACAGTTTTTGCTTCAGGATATCTCCTTGCCTGGGCTGTATTCAGTGCAATTGCAGTCATCGCTCAATGGGCCCTTGAAGGAGTACAACTCTTGAATAAGATGATGGTTTCGACATCACCTATACTCGGGGGGTTGCTACTACTTGCTGCAGGGCTATGGCAGTTTACACCCTGGAAACACGCGTGTTTGCGACATTGTCGTTCACCACTCACATTTCTGATGACACGCTGGCGACCGGGATTAAAAGGAGCACTCATCATGGGGATTGACCACGGCTCATTTTGTCTCGGTTGCTGTTGGTTCCTGATGGCACTGCTCTTTTTTGGTGGGATCATGAATTTATGGTGGATTGGGGGCTTAGCACTCTATGTTTTAGCTGAAAAGACCTTGTCCTCAGGGCACTGGATTGGGTACGGATTTGGCTTCATGTTAGTCATCTGGGGCTGCTGGATGATGATTTCTGTTTGA